Within Vibrio campbellii CAIM 519 = NBRC 15631 = ATCC 25920, the genomic segment AGTGAGCTCACCTTCCAGTTTTATACCAATATCTATCCGATATTTCTTTATTTTTTCCTTTAAGTATTTCTTTTATATTTAGCTTTAGCGCAAAAAAGTCACCAAATTGGTCAAACTTTCTTGTAGAGCAAGTAACCTTAGATCTACTTATGGTGCCGTACTTCAAACTTCTTCTCTTGGCCAACTCTTTTAATCTGAGCGCGAAGTCAATGTCTTCAGCCATGAACAGATCTTCATCAAAATAACCTACTCTCTCAATATCTTCTTTTCTAGCCCAAAAAAGAACTAATGATACTCTCTTTTTCAGATTGATAATTGAAAATGCTAATAAAGCTGTAAGTAATATTCCTATTGAATATCTATCAGGACGAGCACTTATACCACCGCCAATGTACTTACCTGTCTCTAAGTGTCTTACAACCTCAGCTAATACGCCTGGATCCATAGTATTGTCTGCATCGAGGGTAACTATAACATCCCCACTGGCGTTTTTTATACCTGTATTTCTAACTCTTGATATGTTTGGGATTTCCTCCTTAACTAGGATGACATCATAAGACTTTGCGATAGACTCTGTGTTATCTGTACAGTTGTTTAAAACAACGATTATCTCAGTCTCAATCTTAATGTTTTTACTTGCATTAATAACCGATTCAATCGAGCCTCTTATATATTTCTCCTCATTATGAGCAGGAATTATAACGGATATTTTTCTCACACACATTATCTCTATACCTAGTATTTTTACAAGAATATCTATTAATTACTGATTATAAATAAAATCTATGTTGTTTCAATGGTGAATTCTATAAAACTGATATGTAAGTGTTATCTAGGGTGAGTATAAGAACTGATGAACGATAAATTTTTATTAATTCTAACGAGTTCTGATAGATGAAGGTGCTTTAAATTCACTTCGTAAATGTAAGTGTTAACTTTTATTGATTAAAGTCTTAATAAATATGAAGTGCGTCCTTAAGTTGATGTTTTTTTTGTAAGTGTTTGTATTAGAGTGGTTATCTATGTTTTAAAAGAGGTGATCATGAGTAACTTTAACTTATTTAAAAGCTTGTTGGGTACAGCAGATATTCAGCTCAATGGTAATAGAGCTTGGGATATAAGAGTAAATGACACAGATATGTTTAACCGAATTTTGTCGGACGGCTCTCTTGGTTTTGGAGAAAGCTATGTCGATGGTCAGTGGGATTGTGAAGATCTTTCGTTGATGTTCAGCAAGCTAATTGCTGCAGATCTTGAATCTAAGATTTCATTGTCCAAGAAAATAAAGTTTGGAACTGAGCTTAGTAAAAAGAAAGTGAAAGAACTTTTTAATCCCCAGAGCATAGTGCGTGCGAAAGAAGATGTTAGTGCTCATTACGATTTAGGAAATGACCTCTATGAGGCGATGTTAGACCCGAGTATGGCATACACATGCGGGTATTGGAAAAATGCAGCGACTTTATCAGAAGCTCAAGAAGCTAAATTAGACCTTATTTGTAGAAAAATAGGACTTAAGAAAGGGATGCGTATACTAGATATTGGATGCGGTTGGGGGAGCTTCATGTCTTTTGCCTCAGAACGTTACGGCGCGATCTGCGATGGTTTAACTTTATCGAAAGAGCAGGCAACAATGGGGCAAAAAAAGGCCGATTTAGCAAAATTGCCCATTAGATTTTTACTTAAAGACTACCGTGAATATAAGCCTGAAGTTAAATATGATGCTGTTGTTTCAATTGGTATGATTGAGCATGTTGGTCCGAAAAACTATTCAGATTACTTTCAATGTGTTGACAGATTTATGAGTGATGAAGGAATATTCTTGCTACATGGAATAGGCTCAAATGTTTCGAAATCAGATTGCGAAAAATGGATAAACAAATATATATTTCCCAATGGTGTGATTCCTTCTTTGAGTCAACTTTCTTCGGCAATGGAACCAAACTTTACTATTGAAGATCTCCATAATTTTGGTCCTGACTATGATAAAACTTTATGTGCCTGGTATGAAAACTTCGAGCATACTTGGCCATCCCTTGAAGAAAAATACGGCTCTCGATTCTTCCGGTTGTGGAGATACTATTTGTTATCGTGTGCTGGTGCCTTCAGAGCTCGAGATTTAAATTTATGGCAAATAGCTATTACTAAAGTAGGGCGGTCACAGCCACTTACTGTAAGGGCTATTTGACCTTTTCTGAGCCTAGTATTCACTCGCCGATTGTTGATACTTAGAGGTTTACTAATACGGGTGTCAAGAATTTCCCCCGAATCGGTTTCATGCCTCGGGGGAGTTTATTTATTATTTTTAGAGGCCGATAGTTATAAGTTATAAATTTTTCGCTTTCACTGAAATTGTTTCCGAATTAGTCCTTATTTAAATCACTTACACATCAAAATTTTTGGAATTCCTAAACGACCTAAATTAGAAATACTACGAAAGAAGCGAGAAATTAGATGAGAATTAGCATTTTGTGATTAAAGTATTGTAAATTGGTCTTACCAAATCTTTCATCGGTAAATGATCACTGCAGGAAAGTCTTATCCTCCTATCTTTAATTACCTTTCAATGGGCTAATCTTGGAAATGTTTATTTTACTGTGAGTAATGAGACTGTTTTTAATGCTCTATTATTTTTATGCTATTGATTTATAGGTTTTATAGTTGCACTGAAGAAATTAATAGAACGGCTTTTTAATGTAATTTTAAGCCTTATGTGTTTAAGGGCATAAAACCTGCATCGTTGGCCTTGGTTCACAAATAAAAGCCAATACAAGGAGGTTTTATGTCCCCACGTATAATCGTTTCCATTTTTACTTGTACTTTAATTGCAGCGTGTAACAGCGATACGACAGAAGATACAACTTTCGCTCTTGAATC encodes:
- a CDS encoding glycosyltransferase, with product MCVRKISVIIPAHNEEKYIRGSIESVINASKNIKIETEIIVVLNNCTDNTESIAKSYDVILVKEEIPNISRVRNTGIKNASGDVIVTLDADNTMDPGVLAEVVRHLETGKYIGGGISARPDRYSIGILLTALLAFSIINLKKRVSLVLFWARKEDIERVGYFDEDLFMAEDIDFALRLKELAKRRSLKYGTISRSKVTCSTRKFDQFGDFFALKLNIKEILKGKNKEISDRYWYKTGR
- the cfa gene encoding cyclopropane fatty acyl phospholipid synthase, whose translation is MSNFNLFKSLLGTADIQLNGNRAWDIRVNDTDMFNRILSDGSLGFGESYVDGQWDCEDLSLMFSKLIAADLESKISLSKKIKFGTELSKKKVKELFNPQSIVRAKEDVSAHYDLGNDLYEAMLDPSMAYTCGYWKNAATLSEAQEAKLDLICRKIGLKKGMRILDIGCGWGSFMSFASERYGAICDGLTLSKEQATMGQKKADLAKLPIRFLLKDYREYKPEVKYDAVVSIGMIEHVGPKNYSDYFQCVDRFMSDEGIFLLHGIGSNVSKSDCEKWINKYIFPNGVIPSLSQLSSAMEPNFTIEDLHNFGPDYDKTLCAWYENFEHTWPSLEEKYGSRFFRLWRYYLLSCAGAFRARDLNLWQIAITKVGRSQPLTVRAI